The genomic region CAGGGGCCTCCGAGGGAGGGAGGTTCGGTCAGCCGCAGCTGTGGTCTGGCCCATCCTAGCTGGGAGGCCCACCCTCCTGTCTGTTACGGGGGCGCACGGGGCTGCTGTGTGAACCCCTGGGGGGAGCTCCAGGAGCCAGAGAGACTTCTCCTTGTGGGGGGACTGGGGGGCTGCTAGGGGTCTGGAAGGTAGAAGTTCTCTTTCCCAGGGCCCCTTCAAAGCTCCCCACCTGTCCAGGGGAGCCGGAGCTCCGacggcgccccccccccccaagattcCCTGCTGGCCTGGGGTAATCACTCACCCATCTcacaggtgggaaaactgaggctcagtgaggggCACGGAGCAAATGCAGGGCCAGGCTGGGATGAACTGCAACTCTGCCCCCTTGGCTTCTGAGACAAGGCTAATGTTGTTTTAACCtgttttgggttatttttttccaaaatgttctGATGACAATAGTCATTCctgacttttgaaaaaaattaggaaCGTACCACAAGGCCAGGGAGGAAAAGAAACCCCCATTTTGCAGTCGGCgcctgtctcctcccctccccccatttgCTCCTTTGTCCTGAGACCCTCGCAGGTGCACACTGGGGTCCCCACGCACGTCCCTGGGCACACACCGGCTGCCTGGTTCTCCCGCTCATCACCCCGTCCTGCCACCACTAGGTCCTCAGGGGCAAGGAGTGTCCTCGAGAGGGGTCTTCCTGAAGTCGACTCAGGTGGGAACAACTCTAGCATCCTCCCCTCACCCTTCGCACGCCCCTTGGAGGAGGGGAGAATTGGGGTGAGGTCCTACCTCGGTTTCCCCTCCTGGCTCCGTTCCCTGAGCAAGGCTCTCGTGGGTAGCCCCATAACTCAGTTTCCCCACGCTGGGTCTCCATCCCCCTTCCTTGTCTAGGCTACAGACCCTGGCCGCTCCCTCCTGACCCCCTCCTCCAGCAGAGGCAGCCGCGATGGGCGCTGGCGGCCCCCGGCCGGGCTCGGGCCCCCCAGACGGCGGCTGGGGCTGGGCGGTGCTGGGCGCCTGCTTCGTGGTCACTGGCTTCGCCTACGGCTTCCCCAAGGCCGTGAGCGTCTTCTTCCGCGCGCTCATGCGCGACTTCGGCGCGGGCTACAGCGACACGGCCTGGGTGTCCTCCATCATGCTCGCCATGCTCTACGGCACCGGTCAGCGCCCCCTCGCGGATCCCTGCCCCCCTCCGGGGCCCAAGATTGAGGGTCTGGGGTCAGGACCCAGGAGACACCCGACACCCCGCCCCCGGGCATCCCCCGGGCCCCTCGGGGCGGGGCGCGGAAGCCTCTTCCTGCCCGTGGAAACGCTGGCaccagagagaggggaggagagggcaggaagcGGCTGGAGGTGGATCCCGCACCCGAGTGGCTGACCCAGCAAATCTGGCCAGCAGGCAGGGTCCCTGCATTCCTGCCAAAAGACCCACACCCGCCTAtgttacaggtggggaaactgaggtcaaaGTAAGATTCCCGCTCCCCGAAGCCCTAGCCACCTCTGCGGATAGGGGAGATGCTGCAGTTTTCCTGGCCAAGCAGCGAGGGGTGTGAGGATGAGGGTGGGGCAGCCTGGGGAGAAGCGCAGCCCAAGCAGGATTCCAGCTGTGAGGATACAAAGGGAGTAGGGCCCACCCCTTCCGCTCTGGGTTCTGTGTTCTCAGGAGCGTTGGGGATGGCGGCTCTGGACCATGACAGGTCCCTCCACTTCGTACCCTGGAGGACGCACAGCCTTGGTCTATCCCAgccaagctgtgtgaccttggccagacACTGCCCTCTCTGAACCGGCGGTGACCGTATCCCCTTGAGCCGTCTTCCACGGCGGGGAGGTGCAAAGTCTGGAGTGTCCACTGGAGAGGAGATTGGTCCAGCCAGAGCGGTGACCCTGCCCTGCCCACAGGCCCAGTGTCCAGCATCCTCGTGACCCGCTTTGGCTGTCGCCCGGTGATGCTGGTGGGTGGGCTGTTGGCCTCGGCTGGCATGGTCCTAGCATCCTTCGCCACGCGCCTCGTGGAGTTATACCTGACGGCTGGGGTGCTCACAGGTGAGGGCGCCCATGGCTCTCCTCCCTGCGGGGGGTGGCGGCGGGGACGGGAGCCCTTGTTGCAAGACCTCCTGTCCTCGGTTTCCCCATGAGGGTCGTCCTCGAGGTCCCTCTGCTCAGTTCCCGGGGGTCTACCCGCCCCGTCGCCCTCCCCGCTCCTGCTGGCGGCTAGGGAGGTGGGGCGCCCTCGGGAGCCAGGCACAGCGCCGCCTCGCCCGCAGGCCTGGGCCTGGCCCTCAACTTCCAGCCGTCGCTCATCATGCTGGGGCTGTACTTCGAGCGCCGGCGGCCTCTGGCCAACGGGCTGGCGGCGGCGGGCAGCCCGGTGTTCCTGTCGGCGCTGTCGCCGCTCGGCCAGCAGCTGCTCGAGCGCTTCGGCTGGCGCGGCGGCTTCCTGCTGCTCGGCGGCCTCCTGCTGCACTGCTGCGCGTGCGGCGCCGTCATGCGGCCGCCCCCGGGGCCCGGGCCGCGGCCGCGCGGGGACAGCGCGGGCGAGGCCCCCGGGGAGGCGGACACGGACGGCGCGGGGCTGCGCCTGCGCCAGGCACCCCCCGGCGGCCGGCCCCGGCGGCGCCTGCTGGACGTGGCCGTGTGCGCCGACCGCGCCTTCGCGGTGTACGCCGTCACCAAGTTCCTGATGGCGCTCGGGCTCTTCGTGCCCGCCATCCTGTTGGTGAACTACGCCAAGGACGCGGGCGTGCCCGACGCCGACGCCGCCTTCCTGCTCTCCATCGTGGGCTTCGTGGACATCGTGGCGCGGCCGGCGTGCGGCGCCCTGGCCGGCCTGGCGCGCCTGCGCCCGCACGTCGCCTACCTCTTCAGCCTGGCCCTGATGGCCAACGGGCTCACGGACCTGAGCAGCGCGCGCGCGCGCTCCTACGGCGCCCTCGTAGCCTTCTGCGTCGCCTTCGGCCTCTCCTACGGCATGGTGGGCGCGCTGCAGTTCGAGGTGCTCATGGCGGCCGTGGGCGCGCACCGCTTCCCCAGTGCGCTGGGCCTGGTGCTTCTCGTCGAGGCCGTGGCTGTGCTCATCGGACCGCCCTCTGCCGGTGCGCCCCGCGGGAGGAGAGGGGgacgcggcctagggccccaaaGTCCGAGGGAAACCCCCTTCCTGTGCCAGATGGTACATCCGGGGATGTACCATGGGTGGAGACAGCCTGGGGGGACTCCCCTTCCCGTGGCCAATTAGCCCCTGCTCCAAGCCGGTACCCCTAGCTCTGGGTGAGGACGGAGAAGCCAGGAAAGGTGCCAGGAAGAACCCAACACTGCCAGCGGGTGGCTCACTAGGTCTCCGGCAGGTGGCCCAGGTGCTTATTCTCCTTTTGcagatgggggaactgaggcacagaggcctAGTTTAAGTTGCAGTCCCAGAATTAGATAGAAGCCCCACCCGGTGCTGAAGGCCTGTACCTTTGAAACACTGCGTCTGGGCACCTTAGTCTCCCCAGCCTCTGAGGGTGACTGGCATAGGGACAGCGTCTTGGGGAACCAGGAGCAGAGTGGGGGTGCTCCGTGTGCTCATGGGGAGAGGCACAGAGGTCTCCCAGTGTGCACATCTACCGGGCACTCTACATTCATCATGTCTTGGGGAGTCATCTCGAGGAGGGTGGTCCGGGAGGGCTTCCTGCAGGGGCTGGCGTGAAGAAGCCCACAGGAGAGGTCGTGTTTGGGGACAGTGTTCCTATACAagtgaggcaggaggcaggatgggaaaggtgggggtggggggatatTAGAGTCTTCCTGGGTTGTTAGGTTTTCCAGAAACGGCA from Equus asinus isolate D_3611 breed Donkey chromosome 4, EquAss-T2T_v2, whole genome shotgun sequence harbors:
- the SLC16A8 gene encoding monocarboxylate transporter 3, translated to MGAGGPRPGSGPPDGGWGWAVLGACFVVTGFAYGFPKAVSVFFRALMRDFGAGYSDTAWVSSIMLAMLYGTGPVSSILVTRFGCRPVMLVGGLLASAGMVLASFATRLVELYLTAGVLTGLGLALNFQPSLIMLGLYFERRRPLANGLAAAGSPVFLSALSPLGQQLLERFGWRGGFLLLGGLLLHCCACGAVMRPPPGPGPRPRGDSAGEAPGEADTDGAGLRLRQAPPGGRPRRRLLDVAVCADRAFAVYAVTKFLMALGLFVPAILLVNYAKDAGVPDADAAFLLSIVGFVDIVARPACGALAGLARLRPHVAYLFSLALMANGLTDLSSARARSYGALVAFCVAFGLSYGMVGALQFEVLMAAVGAHRFPSALGLVLLVEAVAVLIGPPSAGRLVDALKNYEIIFYLAGSEVVLAGVFMAVATNCCLQRSQDAPPSPGTDGGASDTEDAEVEDAEARGDSEPLPACAEEPSGLEVVEVPSPGSGPSEPEVEAEPGVDPEHV